A genomic window from Labeo rohita strain BAU-BD-2019 chromosome 6, IGBB_LRoh.1.0, whole genome shotgun sequence includes:
- the chchd4b gene encoding coiled-coil-helix-coiled-coil-helix domain containing 4b, with the protein MTAINGKGKDQVIFVTKEEHEIPSTVKLVEDDPNEDHEEQGLILRSGEINWDCPCLGGMASGVCGEQFKTAFTCFHYSQEKVKGSDCLEQFRSLQDCFRQHPEIFPQKDDLQSDNPGSDAEQKDSPSISDFSTSKESDPLPTETNDMPSQLPVAS; encoded by the exons ATGACTGCAATCAACGGGAAAG GGAAGGACCAAGTCATATTTGTTACCAAGGAAGAACATGAAATTCCTAGCACTGTGAAACTGGTTGAGGACGATCCAAATGAGGACCATGAAGAACAAG GTCTCATCTTGCGTAGTGGTGAGATAAATTGGGACTGTCCGTGTTTAGGGGGGATGGCAAGTGGAGTGTGTGGCGAGCAGTTTAAGACTGCATTCACCTGCTTCCATTATAGTCAAGAAAAAGTGAAGGGTTCGGACTGTCTAGAGCAGTTCAGAAGCTTGCAGGATTGTTTTCGGCAACATCCCGAAATATTCCCTCAAAAAGATGATCTTCAGAGTGACAATCCCGGATCAGATGCAGAACAAAAAGACTCCCCTTCCATCTCTGACTTCAGCACAAGCAAAGAGTCTGACCCTCTACCCACTGAGACAAATGATATGCCTTCACAGCTGCCTGTAGCTAGTTAA
- the sec61a1 gene encoding protein transport protein Sec61 subunit alpha-like 1 translates to MAIKFLEVIKPFCAVLPEIQKPERKIQFREKVLWTAITLFIFLVCCQIPLFGIMSSDSADPFYWMRVILASNRGTLMELGISPIVTSGLIMQLLAGAKIIEVGDTPKDRALFNGAQKLFGMIITIGQAIVYVMTGMYGDPSEMGAGICLLIIIQLFVAGLIVLLLDELLQKGYGLGSGISLFIATNICETIVWKAFSPTTVNTGRGTEFEGAIIALFHLLATRTDKVRALREAFYRQNLPNLMNLIATVFVFAVVIYFQGFRVDLPIKSARYRGQYNTYPIKLFYTSNIPIILQSALVSNLYVISQMLSTRFSGNFLVNLLGTWSDTSSGGPARAYPVGGLCYYLSPPESFGSVLDDPVHAVIYIVFMLGSCAFFSKTWIEVSGSSAKDVAKQLKEQQMVMRGHRETSMVHELNRYIPTAAAFGGLCIGGLSVMADFLGAIGSGTGILLAVTIIYQYFEIFVKEQSEVGSMGALLF, encoded by the exons ATGGCGA ttaAGTTCTTGGAGGTTATAAAACCATTTTGTGCAGTTTTGCCAGAAATACAGAAACCGGAAAGAAAG attcAGTTCAGAGAAAAAGTACTATGGACTGCCATCACGTTGTTCATCTTTCTTGTTTGCTGTCAG ATCCCACTGTTTGGGATCATGTCTTCAGACTCCGCAGATCCATTCTACTGGATGAGAGTCATCTTGGCATCCAACAGAG GTACTCTGATGGAGTTGGGTATCTCTCCCATTGTGACCTCTGGTCTGATCATGCAGCTGCTGGCTGGAGCTAAAATCATTGAGGTTGGAGACACACCGAAAGACAGAGCGCTTTTCAATGGAgcacagaaat tgtttggtATGATCATCACCATTGGCCAGGCTATTGTGTACGTCATGACTGGAATGTATGGAGACCCTTCAGAGATGGGTGCTGGCATCTGTCTGCTGATCATCATTCAG TTGTTTGTGGCCGGTCTGATCGTGTTGCTGCTGGATGAGTTGCTGCAGAAAGGTTATGGTTTGGGCTCTGGTATCTCTCTCTTCATCGCCACCAACATCTGTGAGACAATCGTATGGAAAGCGTTCAGCCCAACCACAGTCAACACAGGCAGAG GTACTGAATTTGAGGGAGCCATTATTGCTCTGTTCCACCTGTTGGCCACTCGTACCGATAAAGTGCGAGCACTGAGGGAAGCCTTCTACAGACAGAACCTGCCCAACCTCATGAACCTCATTGCTACAGTCTTCGTCTTTGCAGTGGTCATATACTTCCAG GGCTTCAGAGTTGACCTGCCCATCAAGTCTGCACGTTACCGTGGCCAGTACAACACATATCCCATCAAGCTGTTCTACACCTCCAACATTCCCATCATCCTGCAGTCTGCTCTGGTTTCTAACCTGTACGTCATCTCTCAGATGCTCTCCACTCGCTTCAGTGGCAATTTCCTGGTCAACCTCCTGGGGACTTGGTCT GATACCTCGTCTGGAGGTCCAGCTCGCGCCTACCCTGTAGGCGGTCTGTGTTACTATCTGTCTCCTCCGGAGTCATTTGGTTCTGTGCTTGACGACCCAGTCCATGCAGTGATTTACATTGTGTTCATGCTGGGATCTTGTGCCTTCTTTTCTAAGACCTGGATTGAAGTTTCCGGATCATCTGCCAAAGAT gtGGCCAAGCAGCTGAAAGAACAGCAGATGGTGATGAGAGGACACAGAGAGACCTCCATGGTTCATGAACTCAACAG GTACATCCCCACAGCGGCTGCATTTGGTGGACTTTGTATTGGAGGCCTTTCAGTGATGGCTGACTTCCTGGGTGCCATCGGCTCTGGAACAGGAATCCTATTGGCTGTTACCATCATCTATCAgtactttgaaatatttgttaAGGAACAGAGTGAAGTTGGCAGCATGGGAGCGCTACTCTTCTAA